A window from Tenacibaculum singaporense encodes these proteins:
- the argC gene encoding N-acetyl-gamma-glutamyl-phosphate reductase → MIQVGIIGGAGYTAGELIRLLLQHPKAAINFVYSTSNAGNKIANVHQDLVGSTDLTFTNKINASVDVLFLCLGHGNSKQFLETHTFSNHTKIIDLGNDFRLEADSNFQGKEFVYGLPEFQKEAIQNASYIANPGCFATAIQLGFLPLANTGLLQNDVHINAVTGATGAGTSLSATTHFTWRDNNFSYYKPFTHQHLGEINQTLHTLQTSFKSEVLFLPNRGNFSRGIYATQYTHFEGTLDEAKQLYTEYYKDAVFTHMADQELHLKQVVNTNKCLIHLHKHRDKLLITSIIDNLLKGASGQAVQNMNLMFGFQENTGLQLKATYF, encoded by the coding sequence ATGATACAAGTAGGAATCATCGGAGGTGCAGGTTATACAGCAGGAGAGTTAATTAGGCTTTTATTACAACATCCAAAAGCTGCTATTAATTTTGTATATAGTACATCTAATGCCGGTAATAAAATAGCGAATGTCCATCAGGATTTAGTGGGGAGTACTGATTTAACATTCACCAATAAAATCAATGCTTCAGTAGATGTGCTGTTTTTATGCTTAGGGCATGGAAATTCTAAACAGTTTTTAGAAACACATACCTTTTCAAATCATACAAAAATTATTGATTTAGGAAATGATTTTAGATTGGAAGCAGATAGCAACTTTCAAGGAAAAGAATTTGTGTATGGTTTACCTGAATTTCAAAAAGAAGCAATACAAAACGCTTCTTATATTGCAAATCCAGGTTGTTTTGCTACGGCTATTCAATTAGGATTCCTTCCATTAGCTAACACTGGTTTATTACAGAATGATGTACATATAAATGCGGTTACTGGTGCTACTGGTGCGGGGACTTCACTATCAGCAACTACTCATTTTACATGGAGAGATAATAACTTTTCGTACTACAAACCATTTACGCATCAGCATTTAGGAGAAATCAATCAGACCTTACACACACTTCAAACCAGTTTTAAATCAGAGGTTTTATTTCTTCCTAATAGAGGAAATTTTTCAAGAGGCATTTACGCTACGCAGTACACACATTTTGAGGGAACCTTAGACGAAGCGAAACAATTATATACAGAGTATTATAAAGACGCTGTTTTTACTCATATGGCAGACCAAGAGCTACATTTAAAACAGGTAGTAAACACCAACAAGTGTTTAATTCATTTGCATAAACACAGAGATAAGCTCCTCATAACAAGCATTATTGATAATTTATTAAAAGGAGCCTCTGGGCAAGCAGTCCAAAACATGAACCTGATGTTTGGTTT
- a CDS encoding GNAT family N-acetyltransferase, with amino-acid sequence MRVVIADQSHSKYAEIICQTIDEAALVRGTGIAKRKPEYIITKLENGNAVIALDGDQFAGFCYIEAWSHGKFVANSGLIVHPNYRGIGLAKQIKKVVYEHSRTKFPNAKIFSITTGLAVMKLNSELGYKPVTFSELTEDQSFWNGCQTCKNYDVLQRTQQKMCLCTGMLYDPNKKTQNIKVKDKVFQRLKRIKETIFLKKDKK; translated from the coding sequence ATGAGAGTTGTTATTGCTGATCAATCGCATAGTAAGTATGCTGAAATTATTTGTCAAACTATTGACGAAGCTGCTCTGGTTAGAGGCACAGGAATTGCCAAAAGAAAACCAGAATACATCATTACAAAGCTAGAAAATGGTAACGCTGTTATTGCCTTAGATGGCGATCAATTTGCTGGCTTTTGTTATATCGAAGCCTGGAGTCATGGCAAATTTGTAGCCAATTCTGGGTTGATTGTTCACCCAAACTATAGAGGTATCGGTTTAGCCAAACAAATAAAAAAAGTAGTTTATGAGCATTCTAGAACCAAGTTTCCTAATGCCAAAATATTTAGTATCACAACTGGTTTGGCAGTTATGAAACTCAATAGCGAACTAGGCTATAAACCTGTTACTTTTTCTGAACTTACAGAAGATCAATCTTTTTGGAATGGTTGCCAGACCTGTAAAAATTACGATGTTTTACAACGTACTCAGCAAAAAATGTGCTTGTGTACTGGTATGTTATACGATCCTAACAAAAAAACTCAGAACATAAAAGTAAAAGATAAAGTCTTTCAAAGGCTAAAAAGAATCAAGGAAACCATCTTCCTAAAAAAAGACAAAAAATGA
- a CDS encoding branched-chain amino acid transaminase, translating into MYYNEETVIYYNGEFIKAVDARANLYSQSLHYGNGVFEGIRAYNTSEGTKIFKSYEHYKRLKYGAEVMNIQLDYSEEQLTQITYELLERNGLKDAYIRPLVTTGSDMSLLTSKETNLVIQCWEWGKYMGDKLLKVKTSSFQRPNPKSCFVEAKVTGHYTNSILSTNEAKNNGYDEALLLDMNGNVAECSGANVFMQKDGKLYTPPRGYIMAGITRATVIDLCKEEGISVEEKHFTLEELKNADACFFTGTAAEVVGLQSLDNYQFPLAWEKTYGQKLMKIYKDEVLGLRQKRKAS; encoded by the coding sequence ATGTATTACAACGAAGAAACAGTAATCTATTATAACGGAGAGTTTATCAAAGCCGTAGACGCAAGAGCTAACTTGTATAGCCAAAGTTTACACTATGGAAATGGGGTTTTCGAAGGTATAAGAGCATACAATACCAGCGAAGGAACTAAAATTTTTAAGTCATATGAGCATTATAAAAGGCTTAAGTATGGAGCAGAAGTCATGAATATTCAATTGGATTATTCTGAAGAACAACTAACGCAAATTACTTACGAATTGTTAGAGCGTAATGGTTTAAAAGATGCTTACATCCGTCCGTTAGTCACTACAGGATCAGATATGAGTTTGTTAACTTCTAAAGAGACGAATTTAGTAATACAATGTTGGGAGTGGGGCAAGTACATGGGAGATAAATTACTTAAAGTAAAAACATCATCGTTTCAGCGTCCGAATCCGAAGTCATGTTTTGTAGAAGCAAAAGTAACAGGGCACTATACGAATTCAATATTATCAACTAACGAAGCAAAAAATAACGGTTATGATGAAGCATTGTTATTAGATATGAATGGCAATGTTGCTGAATGTTCTGGAGCAAATGTTTTTATGCAGAAAGATGGGAAGTTATACACGCCTCCAAGAGGTTATATCATGGCAGGAATTACCCGTGCTACGGTTATCGATTTGTGTAAAGAAGAAGGAATTTCTGTTGAAGAAAAGCACTTTACGCTAGAAGAATTAAAAAATGCAGATGCTTGCTTTTTCACAGGAACAGCAGCTGAAGTAGTAGGGTTACAATCTCTAGACAATTATCAATTTCCATTAGCATGGGAAAAAACATATGGACAAAAACTAATGAAAATATATAAAGACGAAGTATTAGGCTTACGTCAAAAACGCAAAGCAAGTTAA
- the argG gene encoding argininosuccinate synthase, with the protein MKKLVIAYSGGLDTSYCAVSLSKQEYEVHAVSVNTGGFSSEEIKKIEHNAYTMGVATYKNINAVADYYNKVIKYLIFGNVLKNNTYPLSVSAERIVQAIKIVNYAKSIGANYIAHGSTGAGNDQVRFDMIFQTIAPEIEVITPIRDLQLSRQEEIEYLKNNGIDLSWEKTKYSVNKGLWGTSVGGEETLTSEHPLPEHAYPSQVTKTTSEQIKLSFVKGELMAINDNEKTPVQNIEQLNEIASKFGIGRDIHVGDTIVGIKGRVGFEAAAALITIKAHHLLEKHTLTKWQLQHKEYLASFYGMHLHEGQYLDPVMRDMEAFFTNSQAKVTGDVFVTLKPYHFTLDGIDSPHDLMNAKFGSYGELNKGWTAEDAKGFIKILGNQNKIYQQVNK; encoded by the coding sequence ATGAAAAAATTAGTAATTGCTTATAGCGGCGGATTAGATACTTCGTACTGTGCAGTAAGCTTATCGAAACAAGAATATGAAGTTCATGCAGTTAGCGTGAATACTGGCGGATTTTCTTCCGAAGAAATTAAAAAAATTGAACACAACGCCTACACAATGGGAGTGGCTACCTATAAAAATATCAATGCAGTAGCTGATTATTACAACAAAGTAATTAAATACTTAATTTTTGGTAACGTGTTAAAAAACAATACGTATCCTCTTTCGGTAAGTGCCGAAAGAATTGTGCAAGCCATAAAAATAGTAAACTACGCTAAAAGTATTGGTGCTAACTATATTGCACATGGTAGTACAGGTGCTGGAAACGATCAGGTGAGGTTTGATATGATTTTTCAAACCATTGCTCCTGAAATTGAAGTCATCACACCTATAAGAGATTTACAACTTTCAAGACAGGAAGAAATTGAATACTTAAAGAATAATGGAATTGATTTGTCTTGGGAGAAGACTAAATACTCTGTAAATAAAGGTTTATGGGGAACCAGTGTGGGAGGTGAAGAAACTTTAACCTCAGAACATCCGTTACCAGAACATGCCTACCCTTCTCAAGTAACCAAAACAACGTCAGAACAGATAAAACTCTCTTTTGTAAAGGGTGAATTAATGGCTATCAATGACAACGAAAAAACTCCTGTACAAAACATTGAGCAATTGAATGAAATTGCCTCAAAATTCGGAATTGGTAGAGACATCCATGTAGGAGATACTATCGTTGGAATTAAAGGAAGAGTTGGTTTTGAAGCTGCTGCGGCATTAATCACTATTAAAGCACATCACTTACTTGAGAAACACACCTTAACCAAGTGGCAATTACAACACAAAGAGTATTTAGCAAGTTTTTATGGTATGCATTTACATGAAGGTCAGTATTTAGATCCTGTGATGAGAGATATGGAAGCCTTCTTTACAAATAGCCAAGCAAAGGTAACTGGCGATGTTTTTGTGACGCTAAAACCATATCATTTTACACTAGATGGAATTGATTCTCCTCATGATTTAATGAATGCCAAATTTGGTAGCTACGGTGAACTAAACAAAGGATGGACAGCTGAAGATGCGAAAGGTTTTATCAAGATCTTAGGAAATCAGAATAAAATATATCAACAGGTTAATAAGTAA
- the ilvD gene encoding dihydroxy-acid dehydratase, translating into MELNKFSKQVTQDDTQPAAQAMLHAIGLSKSDLEKPLVGIASTGYEGNPCNMHLNDLAKLVKEGTENADLVGLIFNTIGVSDGISMGTPGMRYSLPSRDVIADSMETVVQAMSYDGLVTVVGCDKNMPGALMAMLRLNRPSVLVYGGTIASGCHEGKKLDVVSAFEAWGEKVAGTITQKEYQNVIEKACPGAGACGGMYTANTMASAIEALGMSLPYNSSNPAISNDKEQECVNAGEALRVLLEKDIKPSDIVTKKSLENAVRLVTVMGGSTNAVLHFLAIAKAADVQFTLEDFQRISDETPFLADLKPSGKYLMEDVHKVGGTPAVLKYLLEEGLLHGDCLTVTGKTLAENLATVTSLTEGQEVIKPTEQPIKATGHLRMLYGNLAKEGSVAKITGKEGLYFSGKAKVFEGEYEANDGIRDGKVAKGDVVVIRYEGPKGGPGMPEMLKPTAAIMGAGLGKDVALITDGRFSGGTHGFVVGHITPEAQEGGVIALVKDGDTITINAETNTINLEVSEEELTKRKQEWTAPPLKVKRGVLYKYARTVASASNGCVTDEF; encoded by the coding sequence ATGGAACTAAACAAATTTAGTAAACAAGTAACGCAAGACGATACGCAACCAGCAGCACAAGCTATGTTGCATGCTATAGGTTTGTCGAAATCAGACTTAGAAAAACCCTTGGTAGGAATTGCAAGTACGGGGTACGAAGGAAATCCGTGTAATATGCACCTAAACGATTTAGCAAAATTGGTGAAAGAAGGAACCGAAAATGCCGATTTAGTAGGATTGATATTTAATACCATTGGTGTTTCTGATGGAATCTCTATGGGAACTCCAGGAATGCGCTATTCGTTACCTTCTCGCGATGTCATTGCTGACTCTATGGAAACGGTAGTGCAAGCGATGTCATATGACGGATTGGTAACTGTAGTAGGGTGTGATAAGAACATGCCAGGAGCCTTAATGGCAATGCTACGCTTAAATCGACCTTCAGTTTTAGTATATGGAGGAACTATTGCATCAGGATGCCATGAAGGAAAAAAGTTAGATGTAGTATCAGCTTTTGAAGCATGGGGAGAGAAAGTTGCGGGAACTATTACTCAAAAAGAATATCAAAATGTGATTGAGAAAGCATGCCCAGGGGCAGGAGCTTGTGGAGGAATGTACACTGCAAATACGATGGCTTCAGCAATTGAAGCTTTGGGTATGAGTTTGCCTTATAACTCATCCAATCCTGCGATTAGTAATGATAAAGAGCAAGAGTGTGTCAATGCAGGAGAAGCATTACGCGTATTACTAGAAAAAGATATCAAACCATCAGATATCGTTACCAAAAAATCGTTGGAAAATGCAGTACGATTGGTAACGGTTATGGGAGGTTCTACCAATGCAGTATTACATTTTTTAGCCATAGCAAAAGCTGCAGATGTGCAATTTACCTTAGAAGATTTTCAACGTATTTCTGATGAAACACCATTCTTAGCCGATTTAAAGCCTAGTGGAAAATACTTAATGGAGGATGTACACAAAGTAGGAGGCACACCAGCAGTTTTAAAATACTTACTAGAAGAAGGGTTGTTACATGGAGATTGTTTAACCGTAACAGGAAAAACTTTAGCAGAAAATTTAGCAACAGTTACAAGTTTAACGGAAGGACAGGAAGTAATTAAACCAACAGAACAACCTATCAAAGCTACAGGTCATTTACGAATGCTCTACGGAAACTTAGCTAAGGAAGGTTCCGTGGCGAAAATAACAGGAAAGGAAGGATTGTATTTTTCAGGAAAAGCAAAAGTTTTTGAAGGGGAATATGAGGCAAATGATGGAATACGAGACGGAAAAGTAGCAAAAGGAGATGTGGTCGTAATTCGTTATGAAGGACCTAAAGGAGGACCAGGAATGCCAGAAATGCTAAAGCCAACAGCTGCTATTATGGGAGCAGGGTTAGGTAAAGATGTTGCTCTAATTACAGATGGTCGTTTCTCTGGAGGAACTCACGGATTTGTAGTAGGGCATATCACACCAGAAGCACAAGAAGGAGGAGTAATCGCTTTAGTAAAAGATGGAGATACTATAACCATCAATGCAGAAACGAATACGATCAATCTAGAAGTTTCGGAAGAAGAATTAACTAAAAGAAAACAAGAATGGACTGCTCCACCTTTAAAAGTGAAAAGAGGAGTGCTATATAAATATGCAAGAACAGTAGCATCAGCATCTAACGGATGTGTAACCGACGAATTTTAA